Proteins encoded together in one Anticarsia gemmatalis isolate Benzon Research Colony breed Stoneville strain chromosome 1, ilAntGemm2 primary, whole genome shotgun sequence window:
- the LOC142973748 gene encoding facilitated trehalose transporter Tret1-like, producing MKILMRADTHYSIQYTSESEKPKYTFSQVLAAVAVSMGSMIIGFSSAYTSPALVTMKNSTDITVTDEEGSWIGSLMPLAALAGGVIGGPLVDYIGRRRTILFIAPPFFLGWILIATARVVHLVLTGRVICGLCVGVGSLAFPVYLGETIQPEVRGTLGLFPTAIGNIGILVCYVAGKYLNWYQLAYLGAALPIPFFILTLMIPETPRWYISRGRNEEARKALQWLRGKNTKIDNEIRDIALSDAEIGNDDINLRELFSIKYMRSILICLGLMTFQQLSGINAVIFYTVEIFDMSGSSIDENLSTIIVGFVNFASTFVATALIDCSGRKVLLYISSVIMTITLIILGSFFYVKLDLKYDVSSLGWLPLACIMIYLLGFSLAFGPIPWLMMGEILPAKIRGGAASLVTAFNWLCTFIVTKTFHNIIDGIGKAGTFWLFGCICFVGIFFIVIFVPETRGKSLEQIENKLTGRASTRTRRMSSIANIKPLPSGC from the exons atgaAGATCCTTATGAGAGCAGATACGCATTACAGCATACAATATACCAGTGAAAGTGAAAAGCCAAAATACACATTTTCACAG GTACTGGCGGCCGTCGCAGTGTCAATGGGCTCTATGATCATCGGTTTTTCTTCGGCTTATACGTCTCCGGCTCTGGTTACCATGAAGAACAGTACTGACATAACAGTTACCGATGAAGAG GGCAGCTGGATTGGAAGTTTGATGCCTTTGGCGGCTCTTGCTGGTGGCGTTATAGGCGGACCGCTAGTTGACTACATAGGCCGGCGAAGAACGATCCTTTTCATCGCACCTCCATTCTTCCTTGGTTGGATACTGATAGCTACAGCAAGAGTAGTCCATCTGGTGCTAACTGGACGAGTTATATGCGGTCTATGCGTCGGAGTCGGGTCACTTGCCTTTCCAGTGTATCTTGGCGAAACCATTCAACCAGAAGTTCGCGGCACTCTCGGACTCTTTCCCACTGCTATTGGAAATATCGGAATATTAGTCTGTTATGTAGCAGGTAAATACCTCAACTGGTATCAACTTGCATATCTAGGGGCAGCGCTACCTATTCCTTTCTTTATTTTGACGTTGATGATCCCCGAAACTCCCCGTTGGTACATATCACGCGGACGTAATGAAGAAGCCCGAAAAGCACTACAATGGCTTCGGGGTAAGAATACCAAAATTGACAACGAAATACGTGATATTGCTTTGTCCGATGCGGAAATAGGCAATGACGACATTAATTTAAGAGAACTTTTTAGCATCAAGTATATGCGTTccatattaatttgtttaggATTAATGACATTCCAGCAACTATCGGGAATAAACGCCGTGATTTTTTATACCGTAGAGATATTCGATATGTCAGGCAGTTCGATTGACGAAAATTTATCAACTATCATTGTGGGATTCGTAAACTTTGCCTCAACTTTCGTCGCTACGGCACTGATTGACTGTTCTGGGCGTAAAGTACTTCTGTACATATCTTCAGTAATAATGACTATCACGCTAATCATATTGGGATCATTCTTTTACGTAAAACTAGATCTGAAATACGATGTTTCATCTCTTGGGTGGTTACCCTTGGCGTGTATAATGATATACTTGTTGGGCTTCTCTTTGGCATTCGGGCCGATCCCGTGGTTGATGATGGGGGAAATATTACCGGCAAAGATCAGAGGTGGAGCCGCCTCCTTAGTAACAGCATTTAACTGGTTATGTACGTTCATAGTGACTAAAACTTTCCACAACATCATTGACGGTATAGGCAAAGCAGGCACGTTTTGGTTGTTCGGATGCATTTGCTTTGTAGGAATATTCTTCATTGTTATTTTCGTACCAGAAACAAGGGGAAAGAGTCTCGAACAGATTGAAAATAAGCTTACTGGCAGAGCTAGTACTAGAACTCGCCGAATGAGTTCTATTGCAAATATCAAACCATTGCCCAGTGGTTGTTAA
- the LOC142973758 gene encoding facilitated trehalose transporter Tret1-like — translation MSFNKNNPNAVGKIMGYLRQLSTEMGGSEQSRRGQGDEERLYRSRGPKYSRVPSKPTLSASTTSTSLATTCGSQGTLVPNYATIPEHVSTESSSEDEQDSFENTRRHFQQLRQISLGNEFKYKMEMEFKGAKEENLRNSIPYVKQISSDGTKVTQDFTINGEAPPYMPTTQRLYLWTQLLAAFAVSMGSLIVGFSSGYTSPALDNMNGTIHGNEISKEEITWIGGLMPLAALVGGVAGGPLIECIGRKWTIIGMAFPFFLGWILIAAATNVLMVFAGRVFCGVCVGVVSLAFPVYLGETLQPEVRGAFGLLPTAFGNTGILLAFFVGSYLDWSKLAYFGAALPVPYFFLMLLTPETPRWLVSKGRPDDARKALQWLRGKRANVDKEMKDLTRSQADSDKAGGNALRQLFTRKYMPSVLISLGLMLFQQLSGINAIIFYAASIFKMSGSSVDENLSSIIIGVVNFVSTFIATAIIDRLGRKMLLYISSVSMITTLVSLGAYFYIKDSGVDVTAYGWLPLACLVIYVLGFSIGFGPIPWLMLGEILPSKIRGTAASLATGFNWTCTFIVTKTFHNIIDAIHMSGTVWLFAIICLFGLFFVIFFVPETRGKSLEEIERKLTGGSRRVRNLSSKQIPNGC, via the exons ATgagtttcaataaaaacaacCCCAATGCTGTGGGGAAAATCATGGGATACCTCCGGCAGCTCTCCACCGAAATG GGTGGGAGCGAACAGAGTCGTCGCGGCCAGGGCGACGAGGAGAGATTGTACAGGTCACGTGGACCGAAGTACAGTAGAGTACCATCGAAGCCGACGCTTTCAGCGTCCACGACCAGCACCTCCCTTGCAACAACTTGTGGTTCGCAGGGAACTCTCGTACCAAATTACGCAACGATCCCTGAGCACGTTTCTACTGAAAGCAGCAGTGAAGACGAACAGGATTCCTTCGAGAATACTCGCAGACATTTCCAGCAACTACGTCAGATCAGTCTCGGGAACGAATTCAAGTACAAAATGGAGATGGAATTCAAGGGTGCTAAGGAGGAGAATTTGAGAAATTCAATTCCCTACGTAAAACAAATAAGCTCGGATGGAACCAAAGTGACACAAGACTTCACAATCAATGGGGAAGCTCCACCGTACATGCCGACGACTCAGCGGCTTTATCTGTGGACACAA CTTTTGGCCGCATTTGCAGTATCGATGGGATCGTTGATCGTCGGTTTCAGTTCTGGCTACACTTCACCTGCATTGGATAACATGAATGGAACGATTCACGGAAACGAAATAAGCAAAGAAGAG ATCACTTGGATTGGAGGTCTTATGCCTTTAGCAGCATTGGTCGGCGGCGTAGCTGGTGGCCCACTGATTGAATGTATTGGAAGAAAATGGACTATAATAGGGATGGCATTTCCATTCTTTCTCGGATGGATACTAATAGCTGCTGCTACTAATGTTTTGATGGTATTCGCTGGACGTGTCTTCTGCGGAGTCTGCGTAGGAGTCGTATCCCTGGCTTTCCCTGTCTACCTCGGAGAAACATTGCAACCTGAAGTTAGAGGCGCGTTTGGATTATTACCTACTGCTTTTGGTAACACTGGAATCCTGTTGGCATTTTTCGTCGGTAGCTACCTTGATTGGTCAAAACTTGCATACTTTGGAGCTGCCCTACCAGTACCCTACTTCTTCCTAATGCTTTTGACTCCCGAAACTCCACGCTGGCTGGTTTCAAAAGGACGCCCTGACGATGCTCGTAAAGCCCTGCAATGGCTCAGAGGAAAAAGGGCGAATGTTGACAAAGAGATGAAAGACCTGACCCGTTCCCAAGCCGATTCTGATAAAGCTGGAGGAAACGCTTTAAGACAACTGTTCACACGCAAATACATGCCTTCGGTGCTCATCTCACTTGGATTGATGTTGTTCCAACAGTTGAGTGGAATAAACGCCATCATTTTCTACGCCGCATCGATCTTCAAAATGTCCGGAAGCAGTGTGGATGAAAACTTATCTAGTATCATTATTGGAGTAGTCAATTTTGTGTCCACATTCATCGCAACAGCTATAATTGACCGGTTAGGTCGCAAAATGTTACTGTACATTTCCTCTGTTTCCATGATAACTACACTCGTCTCTTTGGGAGCTTATTTCTATATAAAGGATTCGGGTGTTGACGTGACTGCCTACGGATGGTTGCCGCTAGCTTGCTTAGTTATTTACGTACTTGGATTTTCTATTGGCTTTGGACCCATTCCATGGCTCATGTTGGGCGAAATTTTGCCATCAAAGATCCGTGGTACCGCTGCATCTTTAGCAACTGGTTTCAATTGGACTTGCACTTTTATTGTCACTAAAACTTTCCACAATATTATTGATGCTATTCATATGTCCGGCACGGTGTGGTTGTTTGCCATTATTTGTTTATTCGGATTGTTCTTTGTTATCTTCTTTGTGCCGGAAACTCGCGGTAAAAGTTTAGAGGAGATTGAAAGAAAATTAACGGGTGGTTCACGCAGAGTGCGAAACCTAAGCAGCAAGCAAATACCAAATGGGTGCTAA